The following are from one region of the Ardenticatenales bacterium genome:
- a CDS encoding HNH endonuclease translates to MSVSYIPAKVKYALWAQSAGRCEYEGCNKILWQDLVTKAKYSTAYIAHIIADKEGGPRGHKVLSERLKCDLSNLMLLCDAHHRLVDKEDEKGYPVERLQDMKKRHEKRVRILTALEDDKQSHVLHYGANIGRLNARITWRKSFEAMVPHKFPAEETAIELSLRNSPFIDEESRYWEIEQQSLQRQFTDKVRPRLSTDISHLSVFALAPQPLLIELGRLLSDVSAIDVYQHQKEPEDNWKWQDGEDTIPFEIYCLNEKRSNVALNISLSANIANHRIYSILGEDTCIWTLAIKEPYNDFLKKRVQLQLFRETFRKLLNRIKFIHGQNALLNIFPAVPVSIAVEIGRVWMPKADMPLRIYDQNSASGGFIRTLEIVSQ, encoded by the coding sequence ATGTCAGTTTCATACATTCCAGCTAAAGTAAAATATGCGCTTTGGGCTCAATCAGCAGGAAGATGCGAGTATGAAGGGTGCAACAAGATTTTGTGGCAGGACTTGGTAACTAAAGCCAAATATAGTACAGCTTATATAGCCCATATTATTGCTGACAAAGAAGGTGGGCCTCGTGGACATAAGGTACTATCTGAACGCTTGAAGTGTGATCTTTCAAATCTGATGCTTTTGTGTGATGCTCATCATCGCCTCGTAGACAAAGAAGATGAGAAGGGGTATCCAGTTGAACGACTTCAGGACATGAAGAAGCGGCATGAGAAACGTGTCAGAATCCTAACTGCATTGGAAGACGACAAACAAAGCCACGTTCTACACTATGGAGCAAATATCGGCAGACTAAATGCGCGTATTACTTGGCGCAAGTCGTTTGAGGCTATGGTTCCTCACAAGTTCCCTGCTGAAGAGACTGCCATAGAGCTTAGTCTAAGAAATAGCCCTTTCATTGATGAGGAATCAAGATATTGGGAGATCGAGCAACAAAGTTTACAGAGACAATTTACAGATAAAGTTAGGCCTCGGCTATCAACCGACATAAGCCATTTGTCTGTCTTTGCATTGGCCCCTCAACCGCTTCTTATTGAACTTGGTCGTCTACTGTCTGACGTATCGGCAATTGATGTATATCAACATCAAAAGGAACCAGAAGATAATTGGAAATGGCAAGATGGGGAAGATACCATTCCGTTTGAGATTTATTGTCTTAACGAAAAGCGTTCAAACGTGGCTCTAAACATATCCCTCTCTGCTAATATCGCTAATCACCGGATTTATTCTATCTTAGGAGAAGATACGTGTATATGGACTTTAGCCATCAAAGAACCTTACAACGACTTCTTGAAAAAGCGTGTCCAATTGCAGTTGTTCCGGGAAACATTTCGCAAGTTGCTGAACAGAATCAAGTTTATCCACGGACAAAATGCATTACTCAACATTTTTCCGGCAGTACCTGTGTCGATTGCAGTGGAAATTGGCAGAGTTTGGATGCCCAAAGCTGATATGCCGTTAAGGATCTATGATCAGAACTCGGCTAGTGGAGGCTTTATTAGGACTCTTGAGATTGTTTCACAATAA